One window of the Pseudofrankia sp. DC12 genome contains the following:
- the rpmE gene encoding 50S ribosomal protein L31: protein MKADIHPTYEDTTVVCTCGSTFTTKSTKAGGTIHAEVCSQCHPFYTGKQKILDVGGRVEKFERRFGKRQPGQKASGTN, encoded by the coding sequence ATGAAGGCTGACATTCACCCGACGTACGAGGACACCACCGTGGTCTGTACGTGCGGGAGCACGTTCACCACCAAGAGCACCAAGGCGGGCGGCACGATCCACGCCGAGGTCTGCTCGCAGTGCCACCCGTTCTACACCGGCAAGCAGAAGATCCTCGACGTCGGCGGCCGGGTGGAGAAGTTCGAGCGTCGCTTCGGCAAGCGCCAGCCGGGCCAGAAGGCCTCCGGCACCAATTAG
- the prfA gene encoding peptide chain release factor 1: MPSALEKLLDEHAVIEKRLADPAVHNDAAEARALGRRYAELAPVVDLAREIDQANGDLETARELAVEDPSFRAEMADLETAIQDRRQRLRTLLAPTDPDDGRDAILEVKAGAGGEESALFAGDLLRMYLRYAERRGWKTEILEANPSDLGGYRDVSVAVKYRGHVPPGQPGVYGRLRFEGGVHRVQRVPVTESAGRIHTSAAGVLVMPEAEEVDVQIDPNDLRIDVFRSSGPGGQSVNTTDSAVRVTHVPTGVVVSCQNEKSQLQNKESALRILRARLLTVAREKAESEKSAARASQVRTMDRSDKVRTYNFPENRIADHRVNYKAHNLEAVLDGDLDDVLDALAAADLQARLAGDSDDD, encoded by the coding sequence ATGCCATCGGCGTTGGAAAAGCTGCTCGATGAGCATGCCGTGATCGAGAAGCGGCTCGCGGACCCGGCGGTGCACAACGACGCCGCCGAGGCGCGCGCGCTGGGCCGCCGGTACGCCGAGCTGGCCCCGGTCGTCGACCTGGCCCGGGAGATCGACCAGGCGAACGGCGACCTGGAGACGGCGCGGGAGCTGGCCGTGGAGGACCCGTCGTTCCGCGCCGAGATGGCCGACCTGGAGACGGCCATCCAGGACCGGCGGCAGCGCCTGCGCACGCTGCTCGCCCCGACCGACCCGGATGACGGCCGGGACGCGATCCTCGAGGTCAAGGCAGGCGCCGGCGGCGAGGAGTCCGCACTGTTCGCGGGCGACCTGCTGCGGATGTACCTGCGCTACGCCGAGCGGCGCGGCTGGAAGACCGAGATTCTCGAGGCCAATCCCAGCGACCTGGGCGGCTACCGGGACGTCAGCGTCGCCGTGAAGTACCGCGGCCACGTCCCGCCGGGCCAGCCAGGTGTGTATGGCCGGCTGCGGTTCGAAGGCGGCGTGCACCGCGTCCAGCGAGTGCCGGTCACCGAGTCGGCCGGGCGGATCCACACCTCCGCGGCCGGCGTGCTGGTGATGCCGGAAGCCGAGGAGGTCGACGTCCAGATCGACCCGAACGACCTGCGTATCGACGTGTTCCGGTCCTCCGGACCGGGCGGCCAGAGCGTCAACACCACCGACTCCGCGGTTCGGGTCACCCACGTGCCGACGGGTGTCGTCGTCTCCTGCCAGAACGAGAAGAGCCAGCTGCAGAACAAGGAGTCGGCGCTGCGCATCCTGCGCGCCCGGCTGCTGACGGTCGCCCGGGAGAAGGCCGAGTCGGAGAAGTCGGCGGCCCGCGCGAGCCAGGTCCGCACGATGGATCGCTCCGACAAGGTGCGCACCTACAACTTCCCGGAGAACCGGATCGCCGACCACCGGGTCAACTACAAGGCCCACAACCTCGAAGCGGTCCTCGACGGCGACCTCGACGACGTGCTCGACGCGCTGGCCGCCGCCGACCTCCAGGCCCGCCTGGCCGGGGACTCCGACGACGACTGA
- a CDS encoding L-threonylcarbamoyladenylate synthase: MRRFDCTDAAARQAGLEMAASAVGRGDLVVLPTDTVYGLGADAFDASAVRALLATKNRGRNMPVPVLIGSWRTLDGLVNHVSMPVRELTRAFWPGGLTVIVRQAPSLRWDLGESRGTVAVRMPLHPVAIDLLGRTGPMAVSSANLSGQPAATTADEAVAQLGEQVDVYLDAGPSTHGVASTIVDCTTDVPRVVRLGAIDLPTLRAVLPLVEAASEVSS, encoded by the coding sequence ATGCGGCGCTTCGACTGCACGGACGCGGCGGCTCGGCAGGCGGGCCTGGAGATGGCCGCGAGCGCGGTCGGCCGCGGTGATCTGGTCGTCCTGCCCACGGACACGGTGTACGGCCTCGGCGCCGACGCCTTCGACGCCTCAGCGGTGCGCGCCCTGCTCGCCACCAAGAACCGGGGCCGGAACATGCCGGTGCCGGTGCTGATCGGGTCCTGGCGCACCCTGGACGGCCTGGTCAACCATGTCTCGATGCCGGTGCGCGAGCTCACCCGGGCGTTCTGGCCCGGCGGCCTGACCGTGATCGTGCGCCAGGCGCCGTCGCTGCGCTGGGACCTCGGTGAGAGCCGGGGCACGGTCGCGGTGCGGATGCCGCTGCACCCGGTCGCGATCGACCTGCTCGGCCGCACGGGGCCGATGGCCGTCTCCAGCGCCAACCTCAGCGGCCAGCCGGCTGCGACCACGGCCGACGAGGCGGTCGCGCAGCTGGGCGAGCAGGTCGACGTCTACCTGGACGCCGGCCCCTCGACTCACGGCGTCGCGTCGACCATCGTCGACTGCACCACCGACGTCCCCCGGGTCGTGCGGCTCGGCGCGATCGACCTGCCGACGCTGCGTGCGGTACTCCCGCTGGTCGAGGCGGCCTCGGAGGTCTCCTCGTGA
- the prmC gene encoding peptide chain release factor N(5)-glutamine methyltransferase, with the protein MLTAELAAATRRLETAGVASPRTDAQLLAAHVLGVPRGRLPLVREVPAEALDRFWDLVGRRAGRAPLQHLTGEAHFRHLTLAVGPGVFVPRPETETVVGWAVEALAAEAASAPGGRRGPGDGPVCVDLCAGSGAIALALADEVPGAEVHAVEADPDALGYLRRNVATTGLPVRVHAADVLGIPPTGIGPDSAVAWARLPVLEALAGLLGRVDAVVSNPPYLPDADRAVVEPEVGRHDPPWALWGGGGDGLAGPRAVAVAAAVLLRPGGLFAMEHADGQGAAVRAPLAAAGGWSEIATRRDLAGRDRFVTARR; encoded by the coding sequence CTGCTGACGGCCGAGCTCGCCGCGGCCACCCGCCGGCTGGAGACGGCCGGCGTCGCCAGCCCGCGGACGGACGCCCAGCTGCTCGCGGCGCACGTGCTCGGAGTGCCCCGCGGGCGGCTTCCGCTGGTCCGGGAGGTCCCGGCCGAGGCGCTCGACCGCTTCTGGGACCTGGTCGGCCGCCGGGCCGGCCGGGCACCGTTGCAGCACCTGACCGGCGAGGCCCATTTCCGCCACCTCACACTCGCCGTCGGCCCAGGGGTCTTCGTTCCCCGGCCCGAGACGGAGACGGTGGTGGGCTGGGCCGTCGAGGCGCTCGCGGCCGAGGCGGCGTCGGCGCCCGGCGGCCGTCGTGGCCCAGGCGATGGGCCGGTCTGCGTGGACCTGTGCGCCGGGTCGGGCGCGATCGCGCTGGCGTTGGCCGACGAGGTTCCCGGCGCCGAGGTGCACGCAGTCGAGGCCGACCCGGACGCGCTCGGCTACCTGCGCCGCAACGTCGCCACCACGGGCCTCCCGGTGCGGGTCCACGCCGCCGACGTCCTGGGCATCCCCCCGACCGGCATTGGGCCCGACTCAGCCGTCGCCTGGGCCCGGCTGCCCGTGCTGGAAGCACTCGCCGGGCTGCTCGGGCGCGTCGACGCGGTCGTCTCGAACCCGCCCTACCTGCCCGACGCGGACCGGGCCGTCGTGGAGCCTGAGGTGGGCCGCCACGACCCGCCGTGGGCGTTGTGGGGTGGCGGCGGCGACGGGCTGGCCGGGCCCCGGGCCGTGGCCGTCGCGGCCGCGGTCCTGCTGCGGCCGGGTGGGCTGTTCGCGATGGAGCACGCGGACGGGCAGGGCGCGGCCGTCCGCGCGCCGCTCGCCGCGGCCGGCGGCTGGAGCGAGATCGCCACCCGCCGCGACCTCGCCGGCAGAGACCGGTTTGTCACGGCCCGTCGGTAG
- a CDS encoding MraY family glycosyltransferase: MREYLLVFVVAAAVTFLATPVARALALRIGAVAGVRDRDVHAKPTARLGGLAMLAGLYAGLGVADRLPFLSQVSRDWSEPRAVLVAATLICLLGVADDKWELDSLTKLAGQMVAAAVMVQLGVQFSFAINWNSETTVSLGPETAVPISIFSIVVLINAINFIDGLDGLAAGVTAIAAGATFYFAYSLAVVDGFSRAAPAALLAAVTAGVCVGFLPHNFNPARLFMGDSGSMLIGLLSASSMISVTGQVAYGGYAGPSRSLPSLIPLAIPLAVLAVPFLDLGLAVIRRTRAGRSPFSPDKMHLHHRMLEIGKSQVRAVLFMYFWAALVGFGGVAASFSSAPLPILLATLGVGLLGLVVLLLLGQRTARRDAGAAPASTSTSA; encoded by the coding sequence GTGCGTGAGTACCTGCTCGTCTTCGTCGTGGCGGCCGCCGTCACGTTCCTCGCGACGCCGGTCGCGCGGGCGCTGGCGCTGCGGATCGGCGCGGTCGCGGGTGTCCGGGACCGGGACGTGCACGCCAAGCCGACAGCGCGGCTCGGTGGCCTGGCGATGCTCGCGGGCCTCTACGCGGGGCTCGGGGTCGCCGACCGGCTTCCGTTCCTGTCCCAGGTCTCGCGGGACTGGTCGGAGCCGCGCGCGGTCCTCGTCGCCGCGACGCTGATCTGCCTGCTCGGGGTGGCCGACGACAAGTGGGAGCTGGACTCCCTGACCAAGCTCGCCGGGCAGATGGTGGCCGCGGCGGTGATGGTTCAGCTCGGGGTGCAGTTCTCGTTCGCGATCAACTGGAACAGCGAGACGACGGTCAGCCTCGGCCCGGAGACGGCCGTGCCGATCTCGATCTTCTCCATCGTCGTCCTGATCAACGCGATCAACTTCATCGACGGCCTCGACGGCCTCGCGGCGGGCGTCACCGCCATCGCCGCCGGGGCGACGTTCTACTTCGCCTACTCGCTCGCGGTCGTCGACGGCTTCTCCCGGGCCGCGCCCGCGGCGCTGCTCGCGGCGGTGACCGCCGGGGTGTGCGTCGGCTTCCTGCCACACAACTTCAACCCGGCCAGGCTCTTCATGGGTGACTCGGGGTCCATGCTGATCGGCCTGCTGTCGGCGTCGTCGATGATCTCGGTCACCGGGCAGGTCGCCTATGGCGGCTATGCCGGGCCGTCCCGGTCGCTGCCGTCGCTCATCCCGCTGGCCATCCCGCTCGCCGTGCTGGCGGTGCCGTTCCTCGACCTGGGGCTGGCGGTCATCCGGCGGACCAGGGCCGGTCGGTCGCCGTTCTCGCCGGACAAGATGCACCTGCACCACCGGATGCTGGAGATCGGGAAGTCGCAGGTCCGGGCCGTGCTGTTCATGTACTTCTGGGCCGCGCTGGTCGGTTTCGGCGGGGTGGCCGCGTCGTTCTCGTCCGCGCCGCTGCCGATCCTGCTCGCCACCCTGGGGGTGGGCCTGCTGGGGCTGGTGGTGCTGCTCCTGCTCGGCCAGCGGACCGCCCGCCGCGACGCCGGCGCCGCTCCGGCCAGTACCTCCACCTCGGCCTGA